The genomic stretch ATAAAGACAGAAAGGGGCTCAACAAATGGCAGAGAATCGAATAGTGGATGCCTTTATTGAAATTCCGACTGGAAGCCAAAACAAATATGAGTACGATAAGGAGCGAGGGGTTTTCCGCCTAGACCGTGTGTTGTACTCTCCCATGCATTATCCCACCGAGTATGGCTATTTGGAAAACACCTTGGCCCGCGACGGCGATCCCCTGGATATCTTGGTCCTGACCACTTTCCCAACCTTTCCCGGCTGCGTCATCCGCTCCCGTGTCATCGGGGTGCTGATCATGTCTGATGACAAAGGTGAAGACGAAAAACTCCTTGCTGTACCTGCCGATGATCCGCGCTGGGATGAGGTGAAGTCGCTGGACGATGTACCCAGCCACATTTTAAAAGAAATTGAGCATTTCTTTAAAGTATACAAAGACCTGGAAAACAAAAAAACCAACATCGTGGGCTGGGAAGGGGTCGAAAAAGCAAACGAACTGATCGATGACGCCCTGGCCCGCTACAACAATCAATAAGCTCTCGTTTTGCTTGATTTCACACTCTGTTCCGGCTCATTAGCAGCCGGAACTTTCATTTTGGCCAGGACGGCTGCCACTGAACACCCTTGTAAGAAGTTGTCAGAAAAAAATCAAAAAAAGTAATTGACTTTTCTTGCGGTACCGTGATAAATTTAGTATTAAAATTTACATCGTTAAAAAATATCACACAAGACAATGAAGGAGATTGATATAGACACAGGGTATCTGCAGAGAGCCGATGGTTGCTGCGAATCGGTGGTACCTGTCTATATCTGAGCACTCCGGAGTCGATAGGCCGAACCCGCTGGTAACCTAACCCGCTGGTAGTAGGTCTATCCGGCACAGCACCGTTATCTGCGTCTGGTATCTTACCAGCCGAGGCATGTATCGTGAGGTGCATGCGAATGAGGGTGGTACCGCGAAGGTGTGCACAAGCCTTTCGTCCCTTAACCAAAGGGGTGAAAGGTTTTTTATTTAAACGCTTTCAATCTGCATGACCAAGCTGCATGACCAAGGTGAGAGATAGGAAAGGAGAGAAACTCAAATGTTACCCGATTACCAACTGTTACGCATCCCTGGCCCCACGCCCATTCCGCCC from Caldalkalibacillus thermarum encodes the following:
- a CDS encoding inorganic diphosphatase, which codes for MAENRIVDAFIEIPTGSQNKYEYDKERGVFRLDRVLYSPMHYPTEYGYLENTLARDGDPLDILVLTTFPTFPGCVIRSRVIGVLIMSDDKGEDEKLLAVPADDPRWDEVKSLDDVPSHILKEIEHFFKVYKDLENKKTNIVGWEGVEKANELIDDALARYNNQ